DNA from Mesorhizobium sp. DCY119:
TGCGGGTCATGAAAAGCGTGTTGTCTGTCTTCGTGCCTATCGCGTCAGGCAGCGACTGCCAGAAGCTCGGCCAGCCGGTGCCGGAATCGTACTTGTTCTCCGATGAATAGGCGGCCAGATCGCAACCTGCGCAATGGAAAATACCCTTGCGCTTCTCATGGTCCAGCGGGCTCGAGCCGGGACGCTCGGTGTCTTCCTGGCGCAGCACGGCGAATTGCTCCGCCGACAGGAGCTTGCGCCATTCATCGTCGGTCTTGGTAACCTCAAAG
Protein-coding regions in this window:
- the msrB gene encoding peptide-methionine (R)-S-oxide reductase MsrB yields the protein MNRRDFLLAGAGAAALLAGTTALWRMGRPTDAIAETFEVTKTDDEWRKLLSAEQFAVLRQEDTERPGSSPLDHEKRKGIFHCAGCDLAAYSSENKYDSGTGWPSFWQSLPDAIGTKTDNTLFMTRTEVHCRRCGGHFGHIFDDGPQPTGKRHCLNGVALNFKPATA